TTGCACACTATCATACAGGTGGCGTTCCGGGCAGAAATGAAATAGACGAATCACAGGAACTGTACTATCCGGCTATTATGAAAGCCATCCACGACACGGGATTCAAAGGCTTTGTGGCACAGGAGTTTGTGCCTAAACGTACGGACAAACTGGCGTCGCTGAAACAAGCCGTGGCCATTTGCGATATCTAATATTTCCAGTCCTGCTTCAGGATCCCCATCACGACGGTATCCACATACTGCCCATGTAATTTGGCACTGTGGCGAAGAATACCCTCTTTGGTAAAACCGAGCCTGATGGGGATCTGAGCGCTGGATGTATTCTGTAATGCAAACCTGATCTCCAGTTTATTCAGTCTCAGCGATTCAAATGCAAACGAAATAAGGGCCTTACAGGCATTTACTACCAATCCTTTCCCCCGGAAATCCTCTCCCAGCCAATACCCGATCTCTGCCTTTTCCAGCTGATGATCCCAGCCATGCAGGTCAATTACGCCACCTAATTCTCCCTGATACCATATCCCCATAGCAATCGCCTCACGATCTTCGGCCTTGCGAAGCATCATCTCAATAAAACGAAGTGTATGTTCCTGCTGGGTGTTATAGTCCACCCACGGCAGGAATCGGCGAAGACTCTTTCTGGAATGATCCAGTTGGTTATAGAGGGCCGGGGCATGTTCAGGTTGCAACTGCCTTAACACAACAGCCTCGTTAACAGGTAATTCCAGCATAAAAGAAGAGGTTTGGCGTTGGGCCAAACCTCAAAAATAATAAATTAACCTACTACTTCATGGCGATAAGCTGCTGCTTCTGCATATCCTTTACGATCTGTTTTGCAAACAGGTAAGCCTGCCTGTAGGCAGTAGGAGGGTCTACTGATGCGGACTGCGCATTGTACAACAGCTTCTTCTCTTTCAGGTCATACAGGTTGGTCTCCCATTCATATTTCGTATTCACTGAATAATATCCAGGATCGTACATCCGTCCATACCAGCCTCTGTAATAGGGCCAGAAACCGCCACCATAGTAGGGATAACCACCATAAGGGCCAAAGCCATTATATGCAGGGACATACTTTTTCTCGCGGGACTTATCCACCATTGCGACAGTCATAACCTGATCCACATCACTGTTACGGAATTGCTTCAGGGCTGCCTTCTCGTCTTTTCCCAGCGTATCGGCTGGTCCATAGGTCGCATACGCCGATATAGCGTTATAACCTTCTTTCTTCAGCTCAGTGACCAGATTATTTTCCATCAGTATACGCAGACTGCGTTCTTTCGCGGGTACCAGTGCAATCACCATGATCTTATTCTCCTGTTGCAACCGCGCGTCCGGT
The DNA window shown above is from Chitinophaga agri and carries:
- a CDS encoding GNAT family N-acetyltransferase, whose translation is MLELPVNEAVVLRQLQPEHAPALYNQLDHSRKSLRRFLPWVDYNTQQEHTLRFIEMMLRKAEDREAIAMGIWYQGELGGVIDLHGWDHQLEKAEIGYWLGEDFRGKGLVVNACKALISFAFESLRLNKLEIRFALQNTSSAQIPIRLGFTKEGILRHSAKLHGQYVDTVVMGILKQDWKY